One segment of Bradyrhizobium sp. CB2312 DNA contains the following:
- a CDS encoding ferredoxin--NADP reductase produces MSAFYREKVLSVQHWTDTLFSFRATRDTGFRFQNGQFAMIGLEVDGRPLLRAYSMASANHEEELEFFSIKVQDGPLTSRLQKIKEGDTILVGRKATGTLITDNLIPGKRLLLLSTGTGLAPFASLIKDPEVYDQYESIVLVHGCRQVSELAYGEKLVASLREDELFGELLADKLIYYPTVTREPFRNRGRITDLINSEQLFNDIGQSPLDIATDRIMMCGSPAMLEELKVMFEGRDFVEGSGNKPGHFVIEKAFVER; encoded by the coding sequence ATGAGCGCGTTTTACCGAGAGAAGGTTCTTTCCGTCCAGCACTGGACCGACACGCTGTTCAGCTTCCGCGCCACGCGCGACACCGGCTTCCGGTTCCAGAACGGCCAGTTCGCCATGATCGGCCTCGAGGTGGATGGCCGGCCGCTGCTGCGCGCCTACAGCATGGCGAGCGCCAACCACGAGGAAGAGCTCGAGTTCTTCTCGATCAAGGTGCAGGACGGCCCGCTGACCTCGCGCCTGCAGAAGATCAAGGAAGGCGACACCATCCTGGTCGGCCGCAAGGCGACCGGCACGCTGATCACCGACAACCTCATTCCCGGCAAGCGGCTGCTGCTGCTCTCGACCGGCACCGGCCTTGCGCCGTTCGCCAGCCTGATCAAGGACCCCGAGGTCTACGACCAGTACGAGAGCATCGTGCTGGTGCATGGCTGCCGCCAGGTCTCCGAGCTCGCCTATGGCGAGAAGCTCGTGGCCTCGCTGCGCGAGGACGAGCTGTTCGGCGAGCTGCTCGCCGACAAGCTGATCTACTATCCGACCGTGACCCGCGAGCCGTTCCGCAACCGCGGCCGCATCACCGACCTCATCAACTCCGAGCAGCTCTTCAACGACATCGGGCAGTCGCCGCTCGACATCGCGACCGACCGCATCATGATGTGCGGCAGCCCGGCGATGCTGGAAGAGCTGAAGGTCATGTTCGAGGGCCGCGACTTCGTCGAGGGCTCGGGCAACAAGCCTGGCCATTTCGTGATCGAGAAGGCGTTCGTTGAGCGGTAA
- a CDS encoding creatininase family protein produces the protein MTPSRDWTRIRWADAALADVARWIAVLPLAATEQHGPHLPFETDVLIADAYLSRVRELLPASVPASFLPVEPVGISTEHIDYPGTQTLPTETALKRWTGIGEDIARRGVRKLVIITSHGGNSAAMMLVAQDLRAHHKLFVVTTSWSRLSGADTLFPAEEVRHGIHGGAVETSIMLARYPDRVRKEAIADFPASSVALEQQYRWLSTQRPAPFAWQAQDLNASGAVGNATLAVAEKGERLIDQGARAFCELLSEVDNFDVNRLAKGPLGQRASS, from the coding sequence ATGACGCCGTCCCGCGACTGGACCAGGATCCGCTGGGCCGACGCTGCCCTCGCGGATGTGGCGCGCTGGATCGCGGTGCTGCCGCTGGCGGCGACCGAGCAGCATGGCCCGCATCTGCCGTTTGAGACCGACGTGCTGATCGCGGACGCTTATCTCTCGCGCGTGCGCGAGCTTCTGCCCGCAAGCGTTCCCGCCAGTTTCCTTCCTGTCGAACCGGTCGGGATTTCCACCGAGCATATCGACTATCCGGGCACCCAGACCTTGCCGACCGAAACCGCGCTGAAGCGATGGACCGGGATCGGCGAGGACATCGCACGGCGCGGCGTGAGGAAGCTCGTCATCATCACCAGCCATGGCGGCAACAGCGCGGCGATGATGCTGGTGGCGCAGGATCTTCGTGCGCATCACAAGCTCTTCGTGGTGACGACATCATGGTCGCGACTGTCAGGCGCGGACACATTGTTCCCGGCCGAGGAGGTGCGCCACGGCATTCATGGCGGGGCGGTCGAGACCTCGATCATGCTGGCGCGCTATCCGGATCGGGTGCGCAAGGAAGCGATCGCGGATTTTCCCGCGAGCAGCGTCGCGCTGGAGCAGCAATATCGCTGGCTGTCGACGCAGCGGCCGGCGCCGTTCGCCTGGCAGGCGCAGGATCTCAACGCCAGCGGCGCGGTCGGCAATGCGACGCTGGCCGTCGCGGAGAAGGGCGAGCGACTCATCGACCAGGGCGCGCGCGCCTTTTGCGAGCTGCTGAGCGAGGTCGATAACTTCGACGTGAACAGACTCGCCAAGGGGCCGCTCGGCCAGCGCGCATCCTCCTGA
- a CDS encoding FMN-binding glutamate synthase family protein, translating to MVDNNNKQESPKRLALAEEGVLETLLLPFSPRFIVLTICAVVTALLIGIGIADRKIFDVLLIPIAIFGALTLLGVRDLMQKGHAVLRNYPISAHMRFLLEEIRPEMRQYFFESEKDGMPFSRDTRSLVYQRAKMQLDKRPFGTQEDVYREGYEWMHHSVSPKTHAEEKFRINIGGPDCTKPYSASVFNISAMSFGALSPNAVRALNAGAKRGGFAHDTGEGGFSPYHKEMGGDIIWEIGSGYFGCRHLDGTFDPEAFARVASEDQIKMVELKISQGAKPGHGGVLPAAKVSEEISKIRGVAMGEDCISPASHRAFSTPTGMMQFIAEMRRLSGGKPAGFKLCIGHSWEFLAICKAMLQTGIYPDFIVIDGNEGGTGAAPLEFMDHLGMPMREGVNFVHNALVGINARDRIKIGASGKIATAFDMARAMAIGADWCNSARGFMFSLGCIQSLSCHTDRCPTGVATQDPTRARALYVPLKIDRVHNYHHATLHSLTELIAAAGLEHPQELRPIHFNQRTSTTDVRSFAQLYPALRPGELLEGTEDPRFRDAWRMAQAETFLPAL from the coding sequence GTGGTCGACAACAACAACAAGCAGGAATCGCCCAAACGTCTGGCACTGGCGGAAGAGGGGGTCTTGGAAACCCTGCTGCTGCCGTTCTCGCCGCGCTTCATCGTGCTGACGATCTGCGCAGTGGTCACTGCGCTCTTGATCGGCATCGGCATTGCCGATCGCAAGATCTTCGACGTCCTGCTGATCCCGATCGCGATCTTCGGCGCCCTGACGCTGCTCGGTGTCCGCGATCTCATGCAAAAGGGCCATGCGGTCCTGCGCAATTACCCGATCTCGGCGCATATGCGCTTTCTGCTCGAAGAGATCCGCCCCGAGATGCGGCAGTATTTCTTCGAGAGCGAGAAGGACGGCATGCCGTTCTCGCGCGACACCCGTTCGTTGGTCTATCAGCGCGCCAAGATGCAGCTCGACAAGCGGCCGTTCGGTACCCAGGAGGACGTCTATCGCGAGGGCTATGAGTGGATGCATCACTCGGTCTCGCCGAAAACGCACGCCGAGGAGAAATTCCGCATCAACATCGGCGGTCCCGATTGTACGAAGCCTTATTCGGCCTCGGTCTTCAACATCTCTGCGATGAGCTTCGGTGCGCTCAGCCCGAACGCGGTGCGCGCGCTCAACGCCGGCGCCAAGAGGGGTGGCTTCGCGCATGACACCGGCGAGGGCGGCTTCAGCCCCTATCACAAGGAGATGGGCGGCGACATCATCTGGGAAATCGGTTCGGGCTATTTCGGCTGCCGCCACCTCGACGGTACTTTCGATCCGGAAGCCTTCGCGCGTGTTGCGAGCGAAGACCAGATCAAGATGGTCGAGCTCAAGATCAGCCAGGGCGCCAAGCCCGGCCATGGCGGCGTGCTGCCGGCGGCAAAGGTCTCGGAAGAGATCTCAAAAATCCGTGGCGTCGCCATGGGCGAGGACTGTATCTCGCCGGCCTCTCACCGCGCCTTCTCGACGCCAACAGGCATGATGCAGTTCATCGCCGAGATGCGCCGCCTCTCCGGCGGCAAGCCGGCCGGCTTCAAGCTGTGCATCGGCCATTCCTGGGAATTCCTGGCGATTTGCAAGGCGATGCTTCAGACCGGCATCTATCCCGACTTCATCGTCATCGACGGCAATGAAGGCGGTACCGGCGCCGCGCCGCTGGAGTTCATGGACCATTTGGGCATGCCGATGCGCGAGGGCGTCAATTTCGTCCACAACGCGCTGGTCGGCATCAATGCGCGCGACCGCATCAAGATCGGCGCCTCCGGCAAGATCGCCACCGCCTTCGACATGGCGCGCGCGATGGCGATCGGCGCCGACTGGTGCAATTCGGCGCGCGGCTTCATGTTCTCGCTCGGCTGCATCCAGTCACTGAGCTGTCACACCGACCGCTGCCCAACAGGTGTCGCGACGCAGGACCCCACGCGTGCGCGCGCGCTCTACGTGCCGCTCAAGATCGACCGCGTGCACAATTACCATCATGCCACGCTGCACTCGCTGACCGAGCTGATCGCCGCGGCCGGCCTCGAGCATCCGCAGGAGCTGCGCCCAATCCATTTCAACCAGCGGACCTCGACGACCGACGTGAGATCGTTCGCGCAGCTCTATCCGGCGCTCCGTCCGGGCGAGCTGCTCGAAGGCACGGAAGACCCGCGCTTCCGTGACGCCTGGCGGATGGCGCAGGCGGAGACGTTCCTGCCGGCGCTGTAA
- a CDS encoding hemolysin family protein: MLSVELVIVVVLIVINGLLSMSELAVVSSRPARLSLLAARGVRGAERALTLAADPGKFLSTVQIGITLVGVLSGAFSGATLGQRLTQWLVELGLSTGIADIVGVGIVVTLITYATLIVGELVPKQVALRDPESIAVRVAPAMHMLAKISLPLVFLLDVSGKLILTLLGRGGKAEEKVSEDEIHHLVSEAESAGVLEPGEKEMIAGVMRLGDRPVGAVMTPRTEVDEIDLNDPPEAIREIIVKSPHSRFPVSDGDRDKPIGVLQAKDLLIAYMSERTPDLRALVREAPGIPASADARDVLAILKAAPVHVGLVYDEYGAFEGMVTAADILESIVGAFHSEEGPPEPAYVRREDDSLLISGWMPVDEFGELLGIELPPHRYNTVAGLVLQQFSVLPNVGDAFDFAGWHIEVVDLDGRRIDKILASRLSEVETG, encoded by the coding sequence ATGCTCTCCGTCGAACTCGTCATCGTCGTCGTCCTGATCGTCATCAATGGCCTCTTGTCCATGTCGGAACTGGCCGTGGTGTCCTCCCGCCCGGCCCGGCTGTCGCTGCTCGCAGCCAGAGGCGTGCGCGGCGCCGAGCGGGCGCTGACGCTGGCGGCCGATCCCGGCAAGTTCCTCTCGACGGTGCAGATCGGCATCACGCTGGTCGGTGTGCTCTCGGGCGCATTCTCCGGCGCCACGCTCGGACAACGGCTGACGCAATGGCTGGTCGAGCTTGGCCTGTCGACCGGGATCGCCGACATCGTCGGCGTCGGCATCGTCGTCACGCTGATCACCTACGCAACGCTGATCGTCGGCGAGCTGGTGCCGAAACAGGTGGCGCTGCGCGACCCCGAGAGCATCGCGGTCAGGGTCGCGCCGGCGATGCACATGCTGGCGAAGATATCGCTGCCGCTCGTGTTCCTGCTCGACGTCTCCGGCAAGCTGATCCTCACGCTGCTCGGCCGCGGCGGCAAGGCCGAGGAGAAGGTGTCCGAGGACGAGATCCACCACCTCGTCAGCGAGGCCGAAAGCGCCGGCGTGCTCGAGCCCGGCGAGAAGGAGATGATCGCCGGCGTGATGCGGCTCGGTGACCGCCCGGTCGGCGCCGTCATGACACCGCGCACCGAGGTCGACGAGATCGACCTGAACGATCCGCCCGAAGCTATTCGCGAGATCATCGTGAAGAGCCCGCATTCGCGCTTTCCGGTCTCGGACGGCGACCGCGACAAGCCGATCGGCGTGCTCCAGGCCAAGGATCTGCTGATCGCCTATATGAGCGAGCGCACGCCGGATTTACGCGCGCTGGTGCGCGAGGCGCCCGGCATCCCGGCCTCGGCCGACGCCCGCGACGTGCTGGCCATCCTGAAGGCCGCGCCGGTTCACGTCGGCCTCGTCTACGACGAATATGGCGCGTTCGAAGGCATGGTCACCGCCGCCGACATCCTGGAATCGATCGTCGGCGCCTTCCATTCGGAGGAAGGACCGCCGGAGCCGGCCTATGTCAGGCGCGAGGACGATTCGCTGCTGATCTCCGGCTGGATGCCGGTCGACGAGTTCGGCGAGCTGCTCGGCATCGAGCTGCCGCCGCACCGCTACAACACCGTGGCGGGCCTCGTGCTGCAGCAATTCAGCGTGCTGCCCAATGTCGGCGACGCCTTCGACTTCGCCGGCTGGCACATCGAGGTGGTCGACCTCGACGGCCGGCGGATCGACAAGATTTTGGCGAGCCGATTGAGCGAGGTGGAGACGGGGTAG
- a CDS encoding PilZ domain-containing protein, whose translation MDERRDRARHRVLKAGTIEFGGGGIDCTVRNFSDTGAALDVTSPVGIPEHFTLFVTADGTHHSCTVVWRKEKRIGVRFG comes from the coding sequence ATGGACGAACGACGCGACAGGGCGAGACACCGCGTGCTGAAAGCCGGAACGATCGAGTTCGGCGGCGGCGGGATCGACTGTACCGTTCGCAATTTCTCGGATACCGGCGCCGCGCTCGACGTCACCAGCCCGGTCGGCATCCCCGAACACTTCACCCTGTTCGTCACCGCCGACGGAACGCATCATTCCTGCACCGTGGTCTGGCGCAAGGAAAAGCGGATCGGGGTGAGGTTCGGGTAG
- a CDS encoding HAMP domain-containing methyl-accepting chemotaxis protein, whose amino-acid sequence MRIGKLFALSMLTVTVFAVILGAEVLVPQTRIFTNRSDAIRTVEAFGATLMVSQQVASLRAPYISPIFQEGAATQAQIDAAAKAVKAAEASFEGARRAIMVLDDGASMADSLDRTLRRLKEISTAADRAMSVPLAARDGAAIKGFLPGVAEVIANIEPIMNRLEGKVVNADSSLAALLSLARTAQDLRVSAGSRAATLSPALNARRPLTTAEFSLMDRMQGRVETDRERIEAGVDQLGSPPRIAAALKAATDAYFGKAALAVEKEMPAARADGKYGISADELASAIVPAIQMFYGVRDAALAEAAERAAAARDGALAMLALAGVAVLALLGTLGGVTMMLRSRVVTPLGQLADVIGTLAAGRHEVEIPATGRNDEIGQVAGSLQHFKDSLLAKKSADEAAAVEAEARIKRSQRMDQIAREFEAMIGDVVNTVSSASSELEVSAGTLTSSADQSEKVTATVAAASEQASTNVQTVAAAAEEMASSVDEISRQVQDSARIAGEAVQQAERTNGHVGELARAAGRIGDVVELISQIAGQTNLLALNATIEAARAGEAGRGFAVVASEVKALAEQTAKATGEISQQITEIQTATEDSVGAIKAIGGTITRMSEIASAIASAVEEQGAATREISRNVQQAARGTQQVSASIVDVQRGASQTGSASSNVLTAARSLSGESSRLKAEVGKFLEAIRAA is encoded by the coding sequence ATGCGGATCGGAAAGCTTTTCGCACTGTCGATGCTGACGGTGACGGTTTTTGCAGTCATTCTCGGCGCCGAGGTGCTCGTACCCCAGACCCGTATCTTCACGAATCGCTCCGACGCGATCAGGACGGTCGAGGCTTTTGGTGCGACCCTGATGGTCAGCCAGCAGGTCGCCAGCCTTCGCGCCCCCTACATCTCGCCGATCTTCCAGGAAGGCGCCGCGACGCAGGCCCAGATCGACGCCGCCGCAAAGGCCGTCAAAGCCGCCGAGGCTTCGTTCGAAGGCGCCAGACGGGCCATCATGGTGCTGGATGACGGCGCATCGATGGCCGACAGCCTCGACCGCACCCTGCGCCGGCTGAAGGAGATCTCCACGGCCGCGGATCGCGCGATGAGCGTTCCTCTTGCTGCGCGCGACGGCGCCGCGATCAAGGGCTTCCTGCCCGGCGTCGCCGAGGTCATCGCCAATATCGAGCCGATCATGAACCGGCTCGAGGGGAAGGTGGTCAATGCCGACTCCTCGCTTGCGGCGCTCTTGAGCCTGGCGCGAACGGCGCAGGACCTGCGCGTCTCCGCCGGCAGCCGTGCCGCCACCTTGTCGCCGGCGCTGAACGCGCGAAGGCCGCTCACGACAGCTGAATTCTCGCTGATGGACCGCATGCAGGGGCGTGTGGAGACCGATCGCGAGCGTATCGAGGCCGGCGTCGACCAGCTCGGAAGCCCGCCCCGAATCGCCGCCGCATTGAAGGCGGCGACGGACGCCTATTTCGGCAAGGCCGCGCTTGCGGTCGAGAAGGAGATGCCTGCGGCGCGAGCCGACGGCAAGTACGGCATCAGCGCCGACGAACTCGCGAGCGCCATCGTGCCGGCCATCCAGATGTTTTACGGCGTGCGCGACGCCGCGTTGGCGGAAGCGGCCGAGCGCGCGGCGGCCGCGCGCGATGGCGCGCTGGCGATGCTGGCGCTTGCGGGCGTTGCGGTTCTGGCGCTGCTCGGGACGCTCGGCGGCGTAACCATGATGCTGCGCAGCCGCGTGGTGACGCCGCTCGGCCAGCTCGCTGACGTGATCGGAACGCTCGCGGCCGGACGGCATGAGGTCGAGATCCCCGCGACCGGCCGCAACGACGAGATCGGCCAGGTGGCGGGCTCGCTCCAGCACTTCAAGGATTCTCTACTCGCCAAGAAGTCGGCCGACGAGGCTGCCGCGGTCGAGGCCGAGGCCAGGATCAAGCGCAGCCAGCGCATGGACCAGATCGCGCGCGAGTTCGAGGCCATGATCGGCGACGTCGTCAACACCGTTTCGTCGGCATCGTCCGAGCTGGAGGTCTCGGCGGGAACGCTGACAAGCTCGGCCGATCAATCGGAGAAGGTCACGGCGACCGTTGCCGCCGCCTCCGAACAGGCCTCCACCAACGTGCAGACGGTTGCCGCGGCGGCCGAGGAAATGGCCTCGTCGGTGGACGAGATCAGCCGGCAGGTCCAGGACTCCGCGCGCATCGCCGGCGAGGCGGTGCAGCAGGCGGAGCGCACCAACGGCCATGTCGGCGAGCTCGCAAGGGCCGCGGGCCGGATCGGCGACGTCGTCGAGCTCATCAGCCAGATCGCGGGCCAGACCAATCTTCTGGCGCTGAACGCCACCATCGAGGCGGCGCGCGCGGGCGAAGCCGGGCGCGGCTTCGCCGTCGTCGCCTCCGAGGTCAAGGCGCTGGCCGAGCAGACCGCCAAGGCCACCGGCGAGATCAGCCAGCAGATCACGGAAATCCAGACGGCGACGGAGGACTCCGTCGGCGCCATCAAGGCGATCGGCGGCACCATCACCCGCATGTCCGAGATCGCGTCCGCGATCGCCTCGGCGGTCGAGGAGCAGGGCGCGGCCACGCGGGAGATTTCCCGCAACGTGCAGCAGGCGGCGCGCGGCACCCAGCAGGTCTCCGCCAGCATCGTCGACGTGCAGCGCGGCGCGAGCCAGACCGGATCGGCATCCTCCAACGTGCTCACGGCAGCCAGATCGCTGTCCGGCGAGAGCAGCCGTCTCAAGGCGGAGGTCGGAAAGTTCTTGGAGGCAATCCGGGCCGCCTAA
- a CDS encoding sulfite exporter TauE/SafE family protein gives MDGIATELPLFLLATFAGAFVAGLSGFAFGLVAASLWLYVLTPLQSASLIVGFGLLVQGYSVWKLRAALDWRRLWPFIVGAAIGVPAGVSLLTWADPKSVRIAVGAILIAYSLYAFFRPQLKLAAVVPPAADMTVGFVNGLLGGLTGLAGIVITIWCNLRGLPKDAQRATFQPVAVAVFAMTALLLGAKGSLSLDTAKLFALGLPFLFAGTWLGLKLFGRIDEAAFRKIVLVLLFVSGIALLF, from the coding sequence ATGGACGGGATCGCAACCGAGCTTCCGCTTTTTCTGTTGGCGACCTTCGCCGGCGCGTTCGTCGCCGGCCTCTCCGGCTTCGCCTTCGGCCTCGTCGCGGCATCGCTGTGGCTCTATGTGCTGACGCCGCTTCAGAGCGCCAGCCTGATCGTCGGCTTCGGCCTTCTGGTGCAGGGCTATTCGGTCTGGAAGCTGCGCGCTGCGCTCGACTGGCGCCGGCTGTGGCCTTTCATCGTCGGTGCAGCCATCGGCGTGCCGGCCGGGGTGTCGCTTCTGACCTGGGCTGATCCGAAGAGTGTTCGCATCGCGGTTGGAGCAATTCTGATCGCCTACAGCCTGTATGCATTCTTCCGGCCGCAGCTCAAGCTCGCCGCCGTCGTGCCGCCGGCCGCCGACATGACGGTCGGCTTCGTCAACGGCCTGCTCGGCGGGCTGACCGGCCTTGCCGGCATCGTCATCACCATCTGGTGCAACCTGCGAGGCCTGCCCAAGGACGCGCAGCGTGCCACGTTTCAGCCGGTCGCGGTCGCGGTGTTCGCCATGACGGCGCTTCTACTCGGCGCCAAGGGATCGCTCAGCCTCGACACGGCGAAGCTGTTCGCGCTCGGTCTGCCGTTTCTGTTCGCCGGCACATGGCTCGGGCTGAAGCTGTTCGGCCGGATCGACGAGGCCGCGTTCCGCAAGATCGTGCTCGTGCTGCTGTTCGTCTCGGGTATTGCGCTGCTGTTCTGA
- a CDS encoding RimK-like protein, which yields MASGERIFVQAIRRYCADHGIDVDVRAGGWLIAMRRGEMRRFAFGYDIGLNSAIAHRLANDKSATAEALALAGVSCIPHHLFLNPKLGKTIVGATWREEMLGLLHDNPQGVVVKPNEGTSGRSVFKVTTEAELDHAASEVFAMSTGLVISPYVAIEDEVRVVLLGDMPRVVYSKQRGSDWRHNLDAGAKPVLLEDGEVRTACVNLAIDAANAIGIVFASIDVVRVDGAWRVLEINSGVMMEALARLHPELVQATYDAALDRVFGER from the coding sequence ATGGCGAGCGGCGAGCGGATCTTCGTCCAGGCGATCAGGCGCTATTGCGCGGACCACGGCATCGACGTCGATGTCCGTGCCGGCGGCTGGCTGATCGCGATGCGCCGAGGCGAGATGCGCCGCTTCGCCTTCGGTTACGACATTGGCCTCAACAGCGCCATCGCGCATCGTCTCGCCAACGACAAATCAGCGACCGCCGAGGCGCTGGCGCTTGCGGGCGTGTCCTGTATTCCGCATCACCTCTTCCTCAATCCGAAGCTGGGCAAGACAATCGTTGGCGCCACCTGGCGCGAGGAGATGCTCGGCCTGCTGCACGACAATCCACAAGGCGTGGTGGTCAAGCCGAACGAGGGGACATCGGGGCGCTCGGTGTTCAAGGTGACGACGGAGGCGGAACTCGACCACGCGGCCAGCGAGGTCTTTGCGATGAGCACAGGGCTCGTGATCTCGCCCTATGTCGCGATTGAGGACGAGGTCCGCGTGGTGCTACTCGGTGATATGCCCCGTGTCGTCTACAGCAAGCAGCGTGGCTCGGACTGGCGGCACAATCTCGACGCCGGCGCAAAGCCGGTGCTGCTGGAGGACGGCGAGGTTCGAACGGCCTGCGTGAATCTCGCGATCGATGCGGCGAACGCCATCGGCATCGTCTTCGCGTCGATCGACGTGGTGCGCGTCGATGGGGCGTGGCGGGTGCTGGAGATCAATTCCGGCGTGATGATGGAAGCGCTGGCCAGGCTCCATCCGGAGCTGGTGCAGGCGACGTATGATGCGGCGCTGGACCGGGTGTTTGGGGAAAGATAG
- a CDS encoding carbohydrate porin: MVFPAAARAADLPLKAPALKAVYDWTGLYIGAHTGITRGTSSGTLTDPTVATDNNVFNGATGGVQAGYNWRLNSGLLLGVEGDISFPNYLPSNHVVSSATTALSGAEERWDYVASLRARLGYTSGNWLFYATGGAAFAGERFLSTPTGGTEEKVLNTRFGWTAGGGVEYAFAPHWSARLEYLYSKFENASVTFPSGGQYASSMDFQSLRIGLNRKIDWPGVPTYNPKSDITDTESSRWEIHGQSTVLGQGYPAFQAPYTGTNSLLPSPDFQQTWSNSLYLNARLWDGGEVYFNPELLQGFGFNNTTGAGGFPNGEAQKSGFPYPHFNASRLFVRQTFGLGGEQEQLASGQLQLASKVDVSRLTLQVGKFSVIDVFDGNSYAHDPRKDFMNWSIWASGAFDYAADKLGLGYGATAELNQKQWALRGGYFLMDAVSNSNNFDMNIGRRGEYVAELELRYSLFGQPGKLRTLGFVNSAFSGSYRETLDNPAFGVDISQTRRGRLKYGYAFNLEQAITDDIGLFGRWSWNDGRNEIMAFTDIDRSLSGGVSVKGAKWGRPDDVVAIAGAINGLSQDHRDFIAAGGLGPLIGDGQLNYRHERVLETYYAYALNKALTFTADYQLIVNPAYNADRGPVSVFSGRLHGEF; encoded by the coding sequence ATGGTTTTTCCTGCCGCGGCGCGCGCCGCGGATCTGCCGTTGAAGGCACCGGCGCTGAAAGCCGTCTATGACTGGACGGGCCTTTATATCGGCGCGCATACCGGCATCACGCGCGGCACCTCCTCGGGGACGCTGACCGATCCCACGGTCGCAACCGACAACAACGTGTTCAACGGCGCGACCGGTGGCGTCCAGGCCGGCTACAATTGGCGCCTCAATTCAGGGCTCCTGCTCGGCGTCGAAGGCGACATCTCGTTTCCGAACTATCTGCCCTCCAACCACGTCGTGTCGTCGGCGACGACCGCGCTGTCGGGCGCGGAGGAACGCTGGGACTATGTCGCGAGCCTGCGCGCGCGACTCGGCTACACCAGCGGCAACTGGCTGTTCTACGCAACCGGCGGCGCGGCGTTCGCCGGCGAGCGTTTTCTGTCGACGCCGACGGGGGGCACTGAAGAGAAGGTGCTGAACACCCGGTTCGGCTGGACCGCCGGCGGCGGTGTCGAATACGCCTTCGCGCCGCACTGGAGCGCGCGGCTCGAATATCTCTACAGCAAGTTCGAGAACGCCAGCGTCACCTTCCCGTCGGGCGGACAATATGCGTCGTCGATGGATTTCCAGAGCCTGCGTATCGGCCTCAACCGCAAGATCGACTGGCCGGGTGTGCCGACCTACAATCCGAAATCGGATATCACCGATACCGAGTCCAGCCGCTGGGAGATCCACGGCCAGTCGACCGTGCTGGGCCAGGGCTACCCGGCGTTCCAGGCGCCCTATACCGGAACGAACAGCCTGCTCCCGTCGCCGGATTTCCAGCAGACCTGGAGCAATTCGCTCTATCTGAATGCGCGGCTGTGGGACGGCGGCGAGGTCTATTTCAATCCCGAGCTGCTGCAGGGCTTTGGCTTCAACAACACGACCGGCGCGGGGGGCTTCCCCAATGGCGAAGCGCAGAAATCCGGCTTCCCCTATCCGCACTTCAACGCCTCGCGGCTGTTCGTGCGCCAGACTTTCGGCTTAGGCGGCGAGCAGGAGCAGCTTGCCAGCGGCCAGTTGCAGCTCGCGAGCAAAGTCGACGTCTCGCGCCTGACCTTGCAGGTCGGCAAGTTCTCCGTGATCGACGTGTTCGACGGCAATTCCTATGCGCATGATCCGCGCAAGGACTTCATGAACTGGTCGATCTGGGCGTCCGGCGCCTTCGACTACGCCGCCGACAAGCTCGGCCTCGGCTATGGTGCCACGGCCGAATTGAACCAGAAGCAATGGGCGCTGCGCGGCGGCTACTTCCTGATGGATGCCGTATCCAACTCGAACAATTTCGACATGAACATCGGCCGCCGCGGCGAATACGTCGCGGAGCTCGAGCTGCGCTATTCGCTGTTCGGCCAGCCCGGCAAGCTGCGCACGCTCGGCTTCGTCAATAGCGCCTTCTCCGGCAGCTATCGCGAGACGCTGGACAATCCCGCCTTCGGCGTCGACATCAGCCAGACCCGCCGCGGCCGCCTCAAATACGGTTATGCGTTCAACCTCGAACAGGCGATCACCGACGACATCGGCCTGTTCGGCCGTTGGAGCTGGAACGACGGCCGCAACGAGATCATGGCCTTCACCGACATCGACCGCAGCCTGTCCGGCGGCGTCTCGGTGAAGGGCGCGAAATGGGGCCGGCCCGACGACGTCGTCGCCATCGCCGGCGCCATCAACGGCCTGTCGCAGGACCATCGCGACTTCATCGCCGCCGGAGGTCTCGGCCCGCTCATCGGCGATGGCCAACTCAACTACCGCCACGAGCGCGTGCTGGAGACCTATTACGCGTACGCGCTGAACAAGGCGCTGACCTTCACCGCCGACTACCAGCTCATCGTCAATCCCGCCTACAACGCTGATCGTGGCCCAGTGTCGGTGTTTTCAGGACGGTTGCACGGGGAGTTCTGA